GGAGAAAGAAATGGCTATCACCAAAGAAGAAGTAATCAGCTTCATTGAGAACATGTCCGTCCTCGAACTTGCCGGCCTCGTGAAAGAGCTCGAAGAGAAGTTCGGCGTTTCCGCAGCCGCTCCGGTTGCCGTTGCTGCTGCTGGCCCGGCTGCTGGCCCGGCTGAAGCTGCCGAGGAGAAGACCGAGTTCGACGTCATCCTCAAAAGCGCTGGCGCAAACAAGATCGCTGTCATCAAGGTCGTCCGTGGCCTTACCTCCCTCGGCCTCAAAGAAGCCAAGGACCTGGTCGACGGCGCTCCGCAGCCGGTCAAAACCGGGATCTCCAAGGATGAGGCTGCCGACGCACAGAAGCAGCTGGTCGAGGCTGGCGCAGAAGTGGAAGTCAAGTAGTCATTTCCGCACCGATCTTTACCAAAGCCAAGGTCGCTTTTTGCGGCCTTGGCTGTTCTATTTTAGTTTGAGGCCGCTTCACCCCGCAGCCCCGCCCGACCAAAACAGCAGGAAATTCAAGGGGGTGGAGGTCTTCCAAGGCGTTCACCACAAGGAGAAGATATGGCTTATTCAATCGCGAATAACCCCCTGTTGCGCAAGAACTTCGCCAAGATCCACAAGATCATCGACATACCGAACC
Above is a genomic segment from Geomonas ferrireducens containing:
- the rplL gene encoding 50S ribosomal protein L7/L12, with the protein product MAITKEEVISFIENMSVLELAGLVKELEEKFGVSAAAPVAVAAAGPAAGPAEAAEEKTEFDVILKSAGANKIAVIKVVRGLTSLGLKEAKDLVDGAPQPVKTGISKDEAADAQKQLVEAGAEVEVK